CCCCGGGACTTTCGCTCGGCGGCGCCTGACCCGGACGGAGCCATGGCCCGCGACTTGCGCGGGATGGTGCGAAGACCTTCGCGCCGTCCCAAAGGAGTCCACCGTGCGCCTCAACCTCCGCCGCAACGCCGTCCAATGGGCGCGCAGCGGCCTCACCGTCATCCTGGCCGGCATGGCCCTGCTGGCCCTGATCCAGATCGGCCTGTTCGTCCGCGTGCTGACTCAGAGCATGGCCGGCTGAGGCCGGCGGCCGTTTTCGGGTCGGGGGAGAGATTGGCTGGGGAACTAGGACTCGAACCTAGAACGACGGTACCAAAAACCGCTGTGTTACCATTACACCATTCCCCAGCAGGAACAGCGCGCGGGATGGACCCGCCGCGAGCGGGTGGAGATAGCCCAACCGAACCGGCGATGCAACGCCTCCGCAAAAGCTTGTTTCACGGTCGCTTGCGGCGCTGCGGGGGCTCCTCTATAAGGCGCGCTCTCAAGTCGGAGTGTGGCTCAGTCTGGTAGAGCACCGCGTTCGGGACGCGGGGGTCGCAGGTTCGAATCCTGCCACTCCGACCAATCATTCCGGCCCCCGACCGGACGGCGTTTCCGAACTCGGTTCTCTCGATAAATCCGCGCCCAGGCGTTTAGCTAATCCGTGCAGCGGCTCTCGGCGCGCACCGGTTGGCCTCTGGTCGAATAAGAGGCCGCGCGGCGCGGAACGATGCTGCGCTGCACCACGTTGGAACCACGACTCGACGATCGCGTCGCTGGACACACACAATGAAATTGCCCACTGCCCTCCGCCCGGCGCGGCCGGACGCCTCCAAAGCCGTCCTGATAGCCGGCGCCGTCGCGGCCCTCGCCGCGGTCGCCGCGACCAATCAACTGCTGGCCAAGCGCAGCGAGCGCCGGCATCCCCCGAGGGGCCAGGTCATAGAGGTCGACGGCGTCCGCCTGCATTATTTCGAAGCCGGCACGGGCACGCCCGTCGTGCTCATCCACGGCAATGGCGTCACGGCCGAAGACTATGTCGTCAGCGGCCTGTTCCACCGCTTGGCCGCCAACCATCGCGTCATCGCGTTCGATCGGCCCGGCTTCGGCTACACCGCTCGACCCCGAAACAAGATCTGGACGGCATCGGCCCAGGCCAAGCTCATCGCCGCGGCGCTGGACCTGCTCGCCGTTAAGAATCCCGTGGTCGTGGCCCACTCCTGGGGCACATTGGTGGCTCTGCGCCTGGCCCTGCAACGGCCCGATCTCGTCGCGGGGCTCGGACTGATGTCAGGCTACTATTGGCCGACCCCGCGCCTGGATGTGCCGATGATGAGCGGCCCGGCCATTCCGGTGCTCGGCGACGTCATGCGCTTCACGGTGTCGCCGCTCATGGGCCGGCTGATGGCGCCGCTGGCCTTCAGGCATGTGTTCTCGCCGGCCAAGGTGACGCAAGACTTCAAGGGGGAGTTCCCAACCTCAATGGCGCTGCGCCCCGGCCAGATCCGGGCCTCCGCGGGCGACACCGCCATGATGCCGCTCGAAGCCCTGAGCATATCAAAGCTCTACAACGAGCTGGCCTGCCCGATCCTGCTCATCGCGGGTGATGGCGACAAGATCGCCAGCTTCAAGCACCAGTCGGTTAAGTTTGCGCGGCGCACTGGATGCGAACTGCACACCGTCCGGGGCGCTGGCCATATGGTCCATCACATCGCGCCTGACGAAGTGGGCTCGGCCCTCGAAACGCTGATCGCCCGGGCCGAGGGCCTTCCATCGGCCTCCTCCCAGCCGCGCTCCGATGCCGAGCTTGAGCGAACCCGCGCCTGAGCGAGAGCCAGGACCGCTTGGCCCAAGCCCACACCGAGGCCTCAGTGCGTGTCGACGGGCCGAGGACGGAAACGGGAGGGCGCTCGAAGCGATCCCACCCCCCGTCCCGTCAGAAGGGGCGTTCGCCCCGATAGTTTCCGGCCTCTGCATAGCGACAGACCAGGATGTCTTCGTCGCGGGTCGAGGCCAGCGCGCATCCCACTTCGCGGGTGTTACGCCAAACAACCTGGGTGTAGTGGCCGACGTCCTCCGATCGGCCGGTCTGGCTGTTGTCCGGGAACAGACCAGGGCGGAAGTGCCGCTTCTCGGCGATCCACGCCGCCGTCATCGCCTCGGGCGCGAAGCGTCCTCGCGTCCCGGCCCAGAGGTTCTCTCCCTCAGGTGTCCGGGGATCTTCCGGCGCGTGTTCGAACCTGCCGGTGGATGCGAGCCGGTTAGCCCAGGCCTCGGCCGAGCCGGCCAGCGAAGCGTTCCAACGCAATGGCGGGACACCCACGCTGGCGCGTTCAAGGTTGTGTGTCGCCAGGATGCGATCGTCGAGGTCAGCTCTGATGTACTGCGCGCCCGAGAGGAGCGGCGCGATTAAGGCGACGATCGTTCCTGCCAGCCGCCCGCGACACCGCAACA
This genomic stretch from Phenylobacterium sp. LH3H17 harbors:
- a CDS encoding alpha/beta fold hydrolase, yielding MKLPTALRPARPDASKAVLIAGAVAALAAVAATNQLLAKRSERRHPPRGQVIEVDGVRLHYFEAGTGTPVVLIHGNGVTAEDYVVSGLFHRLAANHRVIAFDRPGFGYTARPRNKIWTASAQAKLIAAALDLLAVKNPVVVAHSWGTLVALRLALQRPDLVAGLGLMSGYYWPTPRLDVPMMSGPAIPVLGDVMRFTVSPLMGRLMAPLAFRHVFSPAKVTQDFKGEFPTSMALRPGQIRASAGDTAMMPLEALSISKLYNELACPILLIAGDGDKIASFKHQSVKFARRTGCELHTVRGAGHMVHHIAPDEVGSALETLIARAEGLPSASSQPRSDAELERTRA
- a CDS encoding CAP domain-containing protein, producing the protein MLRCRGRLAGTIVALIAPLLSGAQYIRADLDDRILATHNLERASVGVPPLRWNASLAGSAEAWANRLASTGRFEHAPEDPRTPEGENLWAGTRGRFAPEAMTAAWIAEKRHFRPGLFPDNSQTGRSEDVGHYTQVVWRNTREVGCALASTRDEDILVCRYAEAGNYRGERPF